CCTGTGATTAGAAGATGGTCATTCTCCGGTATGATTTTAGATATATTTGAACAAGGTCAAGCCCGGAGTGCTGCGAACATGTGTCCGATCCTCCAAATGGGCGTTTGGGGACGATCTGTTTGTGCAATAGCAGAAACGGTGTGTCTGGCAACATGTGcaccaagcacacacactcgcacaaagTGAGCACAGCACATTTTGAGGACAGAGAGGGGTTAGAGGCACAAGGCTCCTCCCTgagagtttgtgaaaacattccAGCAAAGTGAGAGCGGTCAAAGAATTGGAAACTCTCAGAGCGGCCTCTTAACTCTCTCTGTccttcacacacttttttttttttttttttttttttcttgcatgtttgGATTCAGCACAGTCGTCCACTGCACAGCGCTGGTCTGCAGGCTGAGGACGGTCCTGCTGAGGGACGCATCAGAAACAGTAACCTGAGGAGTCCTCTGAAGTCCGGACGGACAAAGAAACCCGACTGTCTCATTGATCGGCTCACAATGAAGCCGCTGTTTGTCCTACTCCTTTCCACTGCTTGGACTCTCAGCGCAGCTCAGCATTACTACCAGGGGCTGATGGATTATTTGGAGAACAGATTGTTGGCTATTGAGGTAAGAAGCGACCCTCTAAATGCGCTTTAAAAGCAGAGAAGATGTCTTGGTAGTTTGCTGGGCATTAGGGATAGCACTTGattacctcctcctcctccttttatttgaatttaatgTCTTAACGAAACAATTAATGCAATCTCTGCCCAGCTCATCAACTTTGCTGGGGCCTCTGGGGGAATGTCAGCTGATGCATGCCGAGCTCCTCGCACGGCTTCTGGTTCACAACACCGCAGTTTCAGAAGACAGTGACACACCAGTAATGAGTACAAGATTAACctttgctgcagcagcatcagacATCCAAACTCAGCCAGGAAAGATATGTTCTGCAAAGGTAGCGTGAAGGTGCGTTACAACAACAAGGCCTCAACGAAGACATCGaattatgttgtgttttttggatgGGGTTTGTAAGACATTATGCTGAATCAGTGTGATGCCAGACAGCGAATAAAGTGACACTTTTTCTTGGGGAATGAAATGGAAGAAGATTATACATCCACTCACCTCGGGGAGTCTTTAAAATAattcttttaatgttttcttttggagTGAATTTACAGCGCTTGGATTTTGCGTTTTCATCCGCTGTGGCTGAGATGCAAAAGTGACGTTATTAAAAGTGTTACAAGCATGAAATGAATCGTGTGTTTACAGCTGAATCCCGCTCACTCGGACCCCCCGTGGCTTACCTCCAATCTCAGCCCCAATATGCTGCCTCGACACCTTGCAAGCGATATGAACGCGGCAATTCATCAGCAAGCTTTCATTGAACTTTCATTTCCATTTGACCACAGGCTCCCTCAGCAAGCAGAGagggaaaatgaaactgaagccgAAGAGCCGTCGGTTATTACACCTCGCTCCGTATAATTCACCTGTCATCCTCGCCCTGTCAGTCACTTCGCTGGGAATCACGCCGCtgtttctttgattgaaaaagGGGACATTTAGTCTTGTGATATTTGCTGGAGTAGGAGATGAGGTGATCGGCGTGGCCTGCAGCTCTTTCAGGAAAATTTACGCTAACAAGGCAAGATGACAACATGTTGACGTTTGACTTGTCAAAGACACAAGTGGGtgagaaatgaaggaaaaaaatggtttgagTTTGTCTTAGAGTGGCGTTATGCTACCATGAGCCAACAAGATGTTGTGCATATACTGCAGGACCTGCCTCCCCACGACTTTTATTAGCAGACTTCATTAAGAGAGTTTCTGTGCTGAACCGAACTCTGTGACTTTGTGACCGACCACCTTCCATACCGTGTGAATCGCATGTTCAGTTTGTCTGCTGTGGCAGCAGTTCAGTACAATTAAAAACCTGATTATGTGTGCTAATTTTATCGACTAATACAGTAAGCAGAAACAGCACTGTTTTCAGATGATTGctctcatgtaaacagaaaaccCTCCTTTGACTATTTATTGTACGTGAGCTTAGTTAAGCAGTTTATTCTACCAGCAAAAGACATGCAAACTAAAAGTGTAGTCTGTGTTCTGCAGATTAGCATTTTGTGTGAACAATGTTCATATTCTGGAGCTCAGTTGGATACACAACCAGTTTCTCCCAAAAGAACCCCCCAAAAACATTAAGATCACAGGGTTGTGcggtctgctgctctggagccacatCAGGCTCTTCAGCAGCGCCcccctgcagctctgacagGATTACATACGAATACAAATTATTTTTGAAGGTTTATTAGAAGTTTTGGCATGGTTAAATAAGTGATAAgatgttttaataaaacatgcattACCTCTGGTTACATTTTTAGACCTCGGAAAGCTAACTttgaatgaaagaagaaaaaagtctcAAAGCTTTTTATTTAGTCATCTCAGGctacacatttaatttttttaaaggaatacttctTGTTTACCCATCTGTTTTTATCACTATTGTTatcattattgaaaaaaaaagatttatacAGTTTCGAATAGGCTTCCCTGAATAATTTATCtcattgtattgtttttatCTCACATGTAAAACAGCACAACATCTTCATACTTGTCATATCTTTCAGTGCGTTCAGTTCATAAATTATCATATCAGTATTTTTCTTTGATACTTTGTTGAGGCTGGATTCAGAGGGTTGGATTtgcactgaaaagaaaacgACTCAGcaggttaaagttaaagtttttACTCAAGGATCACAGCAAGTATGATCTCACTGAATTTACAACATGAGCTACCACCTTTAACTTTTCAACCCAGATACTGCTGAACACCCCACGGGTTGTGATTGTTCAAATGAAAGAATCTAAGTCacattcagcagaaaaaaacagaaaattctcTATTTCCTCTCTGATGAAATTTTGTGAAGTAGGTAACTGGCATCTCTGTTTTTCACCATTGACGCTTTTCACAGATTAAATCtgcttcatctctgctttttgagGGCTCAGTTGATAGCATGTAAGGATGTGTGCATATAAAGCTAATTAACAACTTAAAGTGCCCTCTTTTAGCATGATAATAACATTTGTGAACTCAGTTATCAACATTTCTTCACCAAGAACTAGAATGATTATCATAGATTGGCAAATGTTCACGGAAATGAAACCTACTGAATTTATGATTGGAAGATCTCTGCTTTGAGGATAAAAAATTATAACAGTTCAAACTTTCATTACTGAAGATCACTGTTGCACTGACCTGAAcactataaatataaatatttaactACTATAAAGCACTTAGATTCCAGGGAGACACTTGGGCTTGCGTCTCTGTTTTGAGAGTTTTTTGATTGTCAAGGTGATTTTATGCGGCGTGTGCCAGGTTGGGTCAAACCATCATGGTGGTGGaggcacttttctttttttagaataATGAAACTGAATAACCTACTGACTATAAAGATCATTTTATGACCTGACACTTTTAATATTTGATAACTTACAATTGGAATATCTAAATGATTATTGTGGAGGATTTTTGAATGAAAGGTTTattaatacatatatatttttaaatctcAAGTGCCTCCTGGAGTGCCTTCAAGTACCCCCAGGGGACAGTGTATTCCCATTTGAGAACCAGTCTCATGTAAGACTCATGTTTAGGCTGGAGTCTTCATTTATGTCGATGACAATCATCATGTCACAATAGAGCACGAAGGAGGCGATCGGCCAGCCCCGCATCTAATTGattgattaaaactgacaacaGATGAGATGTTGGAATCTTGTTAATCGAATTAACATGGCAGTCCGCATCAAGTTAAATAAGAATACTGCGAAAGCTGCTCTGGAGTCGCTGAGtgtcagagacacagaggaaaCTGAAGTGTCTTTCCTGGTGAGGCAGTtcgaggaaactcatttcacaGGCTTTTGTAACGTCTCTCCCTGGATTTCACAGGATCGCATGCTGCTGTGGCACGACGAGTCTCACCGCCATCacacggagatgaaggacctgagaAAGCTGGCCGCCGAGGCTGTGGACACGCTGAAGAACCACCACGGCTCCCTGGCCAAAAACCTGGAGGGCGCCGCGGCGCGAGTGGACCGCATCGAGCGGGAGATGGACTTTGTGGAGAGCCAGACGTCCCCCCGGGCCTGTGCGAACACCGCCGACAAGGTGGTGGAGCAGGGGGCCTGGGGGCTGCAGGAGAGCCGAGGGGAGGCCGAGGATGAGGAGTGGGAGGAGATTTCCTCCACCGTCTCTGGTGAGCTACAAGGAAGTGCACGCACACTTGAGCCAAACGCTCCAGGCTGACTTTGatctttcagtttcattcacGGCTGAGGCTTGGCACAGTCAGAAGCTATAGGATCCATAGTACGTATGATCCGAGCAGTTACTGTGACACATCCCTCCGACTCCCCTCCCTTTCTGCCCAACTGCTGTCTTGGAACGGCCGCGGCACTGGAAAATGGGAAACAAACGCGTCGCTGTTACAAGTCATTTAACGGAGCGCTTCGACTCAGTGTGCAGTCATGTTTTCCAGCAGCCATGTGGCTTCATGCAACTCATTTCTTTCTGCAGAGCGTCAACCCACCCCATTCCCCCcgagcagctccagctcagcATTTGTCACAATAATCTCCGCATCCCAAGGCGAACCGCTGCAAACAATGCCGAGATGCATTTTGCAGCTCTGAGTCATTTACTCAGGTAACACAGAGACTTGCCAAGGCGCTGATAGGAAAACTTGTGAACTTGTGTTAATTCCTCACTGGCATATTTCACCGGATGATGTACATAAGCATCTAATTTTAActttttgtctacaaaaaaatatattcatcaTGGTAGATTGTTAACCATTTATTGGATTGAACATGATTTATTATGAACTTTGTTTGTGATTCCACTTCACATACATTTTGCAGGTGATTTACTCAGAATTGCACCACCAGGTGTTTAAATACAAATGATCTGCTGGAAAgctaacaaaaaaagaaaggtagGAGATGATCTGTCACAAAGTTAACATCTGAGCAAAGGCAAAGGGGATTTTAGGGTaaaattcagtgaataaaaGTCATGGGGAGCCAGATGAGGAAATGTCTCTTACCACACTAACTCCAGCATCTCAGACACAATCAGAAActatagaaatgttttcagaggtTTCAAGTCATAGAATAAAACTCCCCACAGTACTGTGATCTGAAACGCATGTCCATTGTTCCATACACATGACAACAAATCTGCTAAACTGATGTGTGCTATTTGTACATCTTCCATCTGTTGATCGGCTTCGTATGGTAAGTTGCTCATTTCTGCCAAACAAACACTTAGATTAACAATCACTAGGCTTAAATTGTTGTTTCTCAGCCCTTCTGTAATTTGCCTGCTTTGTGTTTCTTGTGCCAGCTGTTTATAATGGGTTTTTTATTCCATTAATGTTATATCATATTGCACCATTGACTATAGTTTACTGCTGGGCCTGGGAGAGATTGTATTAAGAGATTTGTATTTTTGACATTTGTGAATGGCAATAACACCTCTTGAATCAAATTGTTACCCGCTCAAAACTAAAGTGCCGTTCAAGCACAAGATCGTCTGGTGTGTCAAATACAAAGAGAGCGGCCCTCGGTTGGCTTTTCATGTGTAATCTGTGCTTCTTcgtggaggagggacaggaaaCTGGCCTGAGGTCAGCGACTTAACTCTCCCAGCTCATGTTCTGCCTGCACAAAGTGCTCCATTGTGAATGTCCATGAAATGACCCAGAACGAAGTTCAGCGCATTGTAGGGACTCAATTCATATCTGTGTGCACAATGCTAATTTAGCTCCTGGGCACATTcgtgtgtgcatgtatgagaggaaggaggaggagacggaagGGATGCATGAGattagttttttctttattaatttatttttgttacagAAGCATCTTCATGTTGCGCTCATGCTTCCTCTCATTATGACTGTGTCCAATTTCCTCCTGAATGGTTTGAATATTCTCTGAATTTGGAGCGCCGGGCAGCAGGCAGCTACGTTTTCCTCAGAGTCTCTTTTCATCCGAGCCCAGGCAGCTCACTGAAACCTGCAAATGGAACTAATTGTGACACGAGCTGGAAATCTCATTCAATTACTATAATCAACTTCTCATTTGTGAAACACTGCAGTCATAAATCTATAATTTTCCAGGTGATATGAAGTAATGGGGTGTTGGATGCAGCTTTTTGTCAGCAGCTTTCAGCCCCTAATTATGCAGTTTCTTCTattgttttcttcatatttctgAGGGGTTTTCCCACCTGGATTTAATACTTTCACATATTGAAGTCCAATAATGAGTATCAGTATAATTCAGGACATCAAaccattaaaatattaaaatttgtAATAATACATTATATTCATTATCATTCCCTGGCaggagtaaaaataaaaaccttcatttttttcatacatttaatgtgttttcactctgaatCTTGACATACACATCCTTAGTTTCGGTCTTTCCACCTTTTTTTGTCCATTGTGTCTTGAtgtgttgtgtatttttcatgtcTAGGTCAATTCCCTCCTGTTTATTGATTCATCTTGTGCGCCGCTATCCTGTCAAATTTCTGTGaatttcattcctttttttcctcttgttgttGAATGTCCATATTTGAGTGTAATTTAAGGTCAGCAGTCCGGAAAGAAGAGTTTTTATTTGCTGCTTTCTGCAAAAACAATCATGTGCCATGTGAGAAGAGACATTTTCTCTCTTAGCATATAAATGCTCACATTtccccttttttccccctttagaCTGTGTGGAAATCATCTCTGGCATCAGATCAGTGAAAATCCTGAAGCGAGTGGGCAGTCCCAAAGGAATGTGGACCAGAGACCCCAGATCGTCCAAGGTCTACGTCTTTAACGGCACATCGGGAGACACCGTCTACCAGTTCAGCTCTGTTCGGGACTTTTCGGGCTCTCCTGGTGTGGAAGGCAGCAAACCCTTCAGGCTCCCCTCTGAGTGGGCCGGGCCCGGCAGTGCCGTCTATAACGACTATCTGTACTATGTGAAGCAAGAGGCCGATACGGACGTTCAGGTGGTCAAATATGACCTGCTGGCTGGCGAGGAGACAGAAACGGCCATATTCCCCGTGGAGAGCCGGGCCACGGTTTACGACCTCAACCCGGAGACGGTCGCGGACCTCGCAGCTGATGATGAGGGTCTCTGGCTCCTGTATGCCCCCAGTGACAGCGAACCAAGCATCAGCCTGGCAAAGATGGACGCTGCCACGCTGGATATAGAGCAGATCTGGGACACCCGCTGCCCGCGGGAGAACGCAGAGGCCGCTTTTGTAGTGTGCGGGACCGTCTACGTGGTCTACAACACTCGCCTGGCCAGCCGCTCCCGGGTCCAGTGCGTGTTTGACGTCAACGACATGGTGGTCAGCGAGGAGGCTCCGCTCCTCTACTTCCCCAGGAGGTACGGCGCCCACGCCAGCCTGAAATACAACCCCGAGGAGAAGCAGCTCTACGGGTGGGACGACGGCTACCAAATCATCTACAGACTGACCATGAAGAGGAAACTCCTGGCTTaacagcagtgaagcagtgacaCATTTTCTAAGGCAAGGATTAAAGAATAGAAACAGTTCAGTTTTCCAACATGTACCTTCACTTATTCAAACCAGTGTGTGCAGCAGTTGGTTAGGAAAACATCAAAACGGATATATGTACAGTTCTGCATGTGTCTTTATGATATTATTTGCTTGTTGTCATGTGAATACAAAACATACAGGTCAGTGGTTGGTCTACCTATTTTCCATCTATCTTCCACATTGCTTTATTCAACTTAAGGTAACACGAGGTGGGGCGAACGCTATTGAGCAAAACCACGGTGCATTATGGACAACTTTTCACCCTTACATGCATAAGGAGAGTGCAATTTCCAGATAGAAAGGCCTCTAAGTTCAGGATCAAACCGATGCAAGGATATGCTTTTCTGTTTGACATTCAGCCCTCATTCATCAATCCATTGATCTTCTGCACCTCCAGGCCTCAGTGGAGCGAATCCCACCCGTCGGTGAGTTAAGATGAAAAGACAGACAGTCATTctcacacacatcagcagctgAGAGCCGGCAGTTTATCGAACAGGCGtgtctttggactgtggcaggATACAGTGCATCCTGAAAAAATGCAACAGCAGGGAGAACGGAAATGCCTCGACCGGGGATTCAGACCAGGGCTTTCTTTCTTCTTACGATATATTCCAGCGGGCCTGACGCTGCAGCTTGTTATTGCTCCACTTTCCAGTATCTCTCTGAAACAAGTACCCTCATGTTTACATAATTACAGCTTCCAGTTCGTCCCAAAGCATAAAGCTCTCGAAGCAATCGAGCCGCAGAGGACAGAGGGTGACCTGTGGAATTGGCTTTGGAAAGCCGCAATAAATGAAGTCAGCTCAGAGTCAGATGATTTGGGGACGTGCGCCTTCGGAGTCAGTGCTATTTTTGCTTTGCGATAAAACAGGGTTTATGTTTCACCTGCTTCAATAAGATGTACTCGTTGTGTTTACTGTGCAGGCAGGCAGGCATGACTTCGAAGATGTAGCATCAACTGATACTCCTTTTCACCACGAGCTCATAAAACAAATAGATGTGACTGCTGGTTTCAGCTTCAGATGGTAATGGgtcatgttttctgtttcagtaaTCTGCACCAAACtgtaaaatctttaaaataacaTCAAGGTTCACCTGCATCCTCATCAACACTGGTGTCTGTTTTGTTgtgaataaacatgaaaaatgtaagCTTGAAATTCATGCTTTGTTAAAACACACCGTTCTAGAACTGAATaggataaatgtgtgtttgcaggggCGTTTGTAGACACTGGGGGCTCCAGACTTGAGGCACTCCATAACGAAGGAGCAACTATTTATAATCATTATGTTCAacgatttttattttcaaagatAAAGAGAAGCAGAAGCCACTTGTTCAGACCCGTtgccagacattcgtctcagggGATGCCCCTCTTGCTCCTACATAGACCCGGCCCTGCACTTGATATCAAAAGACAAAGCAGTTTTTGTTAaaatcagacaaaaaacaaCTTCATGACTTCATCGTAACTCCTCATAAAGCAGGGGGGCTCCATGACTGAGAGTCTGAAGATGTTGTCAGAATGAAGGGACTCCAGCGCTGACGATCTCTGGGTGCCTCCTTTTTTGTCTCTATTGGCATGTGATCATTTTTCTTTGGATCAATGTTGACGTTTAGGTGAGAGAACGGTTCACAATCCTCTCACCATAACATCAATGTTGATATTTGAAGGTTGTTTAAAGAGGGCTATTCAAATTTGTTGCCTTGTGcacattttattgaaatatagTTCTACCATGTTTGctaaatgaaataattaaaagttaaaatcatagggtcaggttttttttaaattattgtttaTAGCTCTCACTTCAGTCAATGTATATTTACAAATCTTCCAATTGAATCCTTTCCTCCTACTCACACTCTGATCACAGCCAAacagagttgttgtttttttaaacctgaAAATAGCATCATTATCCTGCCGATGCTTCGGCTTCTGTCAGCCTCAGCTGGTCTTGGAGGGTCAGTAGTGATTAGTAAATGTGACACTCAGGATGCAATTAGCTGAGAAGGATGGATGTCTGTCAAGCCTCCCGCCGGTTGACAcatcctccctctgctggattaTCTTCATCACAAGGTGGGATGAAATCTATCTCACTCCTTTGATTAAAACTTCTTTAAGCATACAAATGAGCAGAGTTGTTAACATTGACATCCCAATGCTAACACAAAAGAGCTGAGAGAGAAGATACACAATCATCGACAAATCATCAGCAAACAAGTAAATCGGGAGTGAAAATAGGAAGGAAACTAATGGGGAGGCAACCAGCCAGCGAAgctccctgctcctctccttcctcctgaaCTGCTGTAGCTTCCGAGGGATTTTAGAAAACCTTCAGTCGGTCTGATACCGAGCAGCTGTCACACAGCTCCATGGCCCCACCGATCAgctgtctggttctgcagtgAGGAAGTAATCTCCTACCACTGCTACAATGACGACTCTCCAATTGACTTAAACACGACCCTCGTCTATCTCTGCGGCTTCCTCTGCTGCCTCATCCCCACCTTCACTCTGCACTCATCCTCTGCTGggaggagataaaaaaaaaaaaaaaagaatgaactGTAACTTCAGCTTAAAGTGGAGTGATATTTGTTGGTGCCTCATCCAATCTGGTCAACCAAACCCACCGTAACCTCACCAAACCTCAGTGTGCAGTTAATCCCAAACTCTCCTGCCTCTCCCACATTAAAGTACACTGCTAAACATAATTTTGTAGATATAATAAGCATTGGAAGTCCCCATTTATCACTTGACCATGGCCGGGTGGTGCAATTCAAGTTTGATTCCATTCAGAAGAGTGCTGCCAGACTAATTACAAAAACTGAGAAACACGACCGCATAACACCAGTGCTGGGTTATTGGAAAACACTATTATATCTGCCCTTCCTCCAACCTGTGCATCCACGGTAACACCCCTCccaccacaacacactcctacgTCTCCACAGCTGCCGACCAAACTCACCATGATGGCAGATCTGCTCCCGTCCAGAGCACCTGAAAGCACCACAGACCTTGATGATGATTGAAATTCATCATAGTTCTTGTTGGTATTTTGAAGCACTCTGAGATTTCTGAATATAAAGCGCACTACAAATAGCATCTGTCAGTAAGTTTTTATTCACGTCACAGCTTCATATATGCTAAAATCAGCACAGGGAAAACACGTGATGTCACACttttttaaggaaaataaaCTATACTCTGAGCTCAGACTTATTAATTCTTTCTTTCCTATGCTTTGTGTGAACTAAAACACAACATAGAAAAACACCAGGATGCCACCAGGTTATTAGAGCCTGTCGGGTTTCCTGCTTTAATTTGACCATTTCACTCCAAACTAAATCTCATTCTCTTCCTTTGTGGCCGTCCCCGCTTGTTAAGCCACAGGCTGTGCTGTCATTATCTGGTGCGCCGCCACAAAACTCAGAGCCAATTTAGCATAAGTCTTTAatcaaaggaaagaagaagaaataaagcaTGTCACAGAACGGATAACACATCACGTTCTATGGTAGAGAAGACAAcaagcattgtttttttttttttcagattctttGAAACAAAATAACGACAATTCCTGGTGGAAATACTGTGAGCCGTTTACTTTATTACACACGGGGTCACTCCGGGCTTGAGGCTCGGTAATGATCTAGAATCTAAAAGGAAGCAATAATAgaggtttctttcttttgttttgtttttttcacaatttttttttttttttttttttttttacaaatacaaaatgCTCAATAAAAAAATTGGAAATTCAGTGCTATTGGAACAGTTGGAAGGAAAACAAGATCATATCAAGAAACATTACAATATGAGGCAAAGCCAGAAGGTCGTGAAACAGTCCATAAACAGAGGCAATTGATTCAACAGGTTTCATCAactatgaaaacacacacacacacacacacacacacacacacacacacacacacacacacacacacatacacacacacacacaccacactgtcATTAGAATATATGACCATCATAAAGcacatgttttcaaaaaagaatGAACAGAAACTACATAATAATAACAGgaagtattattattattcaaccACTTGTTTCAAATTGCACACTTAAATAAGATATTATAAAATCATCGAGTGAGCGGCTACGGAGGGAGTTCACCATGAAAACGACGGCATGTGTGTGAGAAGCGTGTTGATGCTGTGATGAGCTACGTCAAGCGTGGAACAATAACGCGCCGACCCATTCTCGCTATAACGAAAGTGCCAATTAGAGAAATGCCACCGCTCCGTCCACCCAGCAGCCTCTCTTTttcacacgcaaacacacgccCAGGCACTGAACTGCTCACTCCAGCCACCCGAGGAGGAAATGGCTAAACCAGACCGGGGCTGAGGGGTCTGCTGGATGCATCTGCTCCTGACTTCACGTCTGGCCTCGATTCATCAGTGACATTTTCACCAAACGCCGTGACAGATGGCGTGCTCATTGTGCAGACGTCTGCACCTGAAGTCTGCCGTTACTCGTCTGGAGGAGTCTGGACTGGCTGACGGCAGCTGCATCAGGATGAAGACGCTTTTGTTGGGATGCTATAAAAGAATGATTCACCGTTTCTcgaaaataaattatttgtaTACTACCGAGTGTAGTCTGTCGATGTTTTCAAGACGTTTTCCTGCTGTGTATCAGCTTTTAAAGTGGAGCCTGAATGAACTGATGCTGTCCGCCGTTTCCCATTACAGCTGAAAACACggaaaatctgaaataaagcaaaacagaaCCTATGCAATATATCCATTTATCTACATACAGGGGCTTTGTCATGTAAAAACAACTGAAGAGGAAGAACTTAGGGGTAGAAAATCACAGAATGTCATATTTAAATCAACTGTAAGTGAAAATAATTTGCAATATACCAGTGGATTGTTCAATGAGTCAAAtttcttttcctcattttccaGCGTTGTTATCTTTCAAGCTAA
The DNA window shown above is from Salarias fasciatus chromosome 20, fSalaFa1.1, whole genome shotgun sequence and carries:
- the olfml3a gene encoding olfactomedin-like protein 3B; its protein translation is MKPLFVLLLSTAWTLSAAQHYYQGLMDYLENRLLAIEDRMLLWHDESHRHHTEMKDLRKLAAEAVDTLKNHHGSLAKNLEGAAARVDRIEREMDFVESQTSPRACANTADKVVEQGAWGLQESRGEAEDEEWEEISSTVSDCVEIISGIRSVKILKRVGSPKGMWTRDPRSSKVYVFNGTSGDTVYQFSSVRDFSGSPGVEGSKPFRLPSEWAGPGSAVYNDYLYYVKQEADTDVQVVKYDLLAGEETETAIFPVESRATVYDLNPETVADLAADDEGLWLLYAPSDSEPSISLAKMDAATLDIEQIWDTRCPRENAEAAFVVCGTVYVVYNTRLASRSRVQCVFDVNDMVVSEEAPLLYFPRRYGAHASLKYNPEEKQLYGWDDGYQIIYRLTMKRKLLA